Proteins encoded by one window of Inmirania thermothiophila:
- a CDS encoding AI-2E family transporter — protein sequence MTLWRLPALRAGALFVAVTAAGAALAWLLAPLLPALVLALLLRTALEPLVTALERGGLGRGVAVLAALAVLVGGAALALAVAVPSLAAQLGELQARLPAIWAGLGRAAAALQDWLEATLGLSVDLRSMLPPLVGELQRLGAAALRAVGGALAEAAGLVLLVPVLAFFLLRDFRALRDRLMGLLPNRAFEAGWRIYGRVARRLEAYVRGVMLQSLVMACITGVGFALVGLDLAVLLGALAGLLNVIPYVGPLLAMAGPVLVALAAPQPELWQVAAAAGTVLLAQIVDNVLVVPLVIAQAAALHPLTVIVAVVVAGGQFGFFGMIAAVPLLFTLKIVYRGLREGV from the coding sequence GTGACCCTGTGGCGGCTGCCGGCCCTGCGCGCCGGGGCGCTCTTCGTGGCGGTGACGGCGGCGGGTGCGGCGCTCGCCTGGCTGCTTGCGCCGCTGCTGCCGGCCCTGGTGCTGGCGCTGCTGCTGCGCACGGCGCTGGAGCCGCTGGTGACCGCGCTCGAGCGCGGCGGGCTGGGGCGGGGGGTGGCGGTGCTCGCGGCCCTTGCGGTGCTGGTGGGCGGGGCCGCATTGGCGCTGGCGGTGGCGGTCCCGTCCCTGGCGGCGCAGCTCGGCGAGCTGCAGGCGCGCCTGCCGGCGATCTGGGCCGGCCTCGGCCGCGCGGCGGCGGCGCTGCAGGACTGGCTCGAGGCGACGCTGGGGCTGTCGGTCGACCTGCGCTCGATGCTGCCGCCGCTGGTGGGGGAGCTGCAGCGGCTCGGGGCGGCGGCGCTGCGCGCGGTGGGCGGGGCCCTCGCCGAGGCCGCGGGGCTGGTGCTGCTGGTGCCGGTGCTGGCCTTCTTCCTGCTGCGCGACTTCCGGGCCCTGCGTGACCGCCTCATGGGGCTGCTGCCCAACCGGGCCTTCGAGGCCGGTTGGCGCATCTACGGCCGCGTCGCCCGCCGCCTCGAGGCCTACGTGCGCGGGGTGATGCTGCAGTCGCTGGTGATGGCCTGCATCACCGGGGTCGGCTTCGCCCTCGTGGGGCTCGATCTCGCGGTGCTGCTGGGGGCGCTCGCGGGGCTGCTCAACGTGATCCCCTACGTGGGGCCGCTGCTGGCCATGGCGGGGCCGGTGCTGGTGGCGCTGGCGGCGCCGCAGCCCGAGCTCTGGCAGGTGGCGGCCGCCGCCGGGACGGTGCTCCTTGCGCAGATCGTGGACAACGTCCTGGTGGTGCCGCTGGTGATCGCCCAGGCCGCGGCCCTGCATCCGCTGACGGTGATCGTGGCGGTGGTGGTGGCGGGGGGGCAGTTCGGCTTCTTCGGCATGATCGCGGCGGTGCCGCTGCTCTTCACCCTCAAGATCGTCTACCGCGGGCTGCGCGAGGGGGTCTGA
- a CDS encoding cyclic nucleotide-binding domain-containing protein, with the protein MARRALWRNLFRRPPPWPERVAALWAATPLFEGVPAAALRRLAATTHRRVYAPGEVLFRAAEPAAGALLVVSGRVEIRDGADAVAELAAGDFAGETGLVLEAPRGVDAVALERVEAAFLLRLEVEAWMGREPRAGARLALNLASVLARRLLEEPAA; encoded by the coding sequence ATGGCGAGAAGGGCCCTGTGGCGCAACCTGTTCCGACGCCCGCCGCCGTGGCCCGAGCGGGTGGCGGCGCTGTGGGCGGCCACCCCGCTGTTCGAGGGCGTGCCGGCGGCGGCGCTGCGGCGGCTCGCCGCCACCACGCACCGCCGCGTCTACGCCCCCGGCGAGGTCCTCTTCCGCGCCGCCGAACCCGCGGCCGGGGCGCTGCTCGTGGTCAGCGGCCGGGTGGAGATCCGCGACGGCGCAGACGCCGTGGCGGAGCTCGCCGCGGGGGACTTCGCGGGCGAGACGGGGCTCGTCCTGGAGGCGCCGCGGGGGGTGGATGCGGTGGCCCTGGAGCGGGTGGAGGCGGCCTTCCTGCTGCGCCTCGAGGTGGAGGCGTGGATGGGGCGCGAGCCACGCGCGGGGGCGCGGCTCGCCCTCAACCTGGCCTCGGTGCTGGCGCGGCGGCTGCTGGAGGAGCCGGCGGCGTGA